One genomic window of Streptomyces sp. NBC_01498 includes the following:
- a CDS encoding SPFH domain-containing protein, translated as MSRTSTPLVDDLPEMPPPRVREFQARSIGGGLALLLGLVGLIGGVALVVTGATLGSTAAKVALIVLGVLLAIAATFAMCGLNMVAPGEARVVQLFGRYRGTIRTDGLRWVNPLTSRAKISTRVRNHETAVLKVNDAYGNPIELAAVVVWRVEDTAQALFEVDDFLEFVSTQTEAAVRHIAIEYPYDAHDEDGLSLRGNAEEITEKLAVELHARVEAAGVHIIESRFTHLAYAPEIASAMLQRQQAGAVVAARRLIVDGAVGMVEAALTRLTEQDIVELDSERKAAMVSNLLVVLCGDRAAQPVVNTGTLYQ; from the coding sequence ATGTCCAGGACCAGCACTCCACTCGTGGACGACCTGCCCGAGATGCCGCCGCCGCGGGTCCGGGAGTTCCAGGCCCGCAGCATCGGCGGCGGTCTCGCGCTGCTGCTCGGACTCGTCGGCCTGATCGGCGGGGTCGCCCTCGTCGTGACCGGCGCGACCCTCGGCTCGACCGCCGCGAAGGTGGCGCTGATCGTGCTGGGCGTGCTGCTCGCGATCGCCGCGACCTTCGCCATGTGCGGGCTGAACATGGTGGCGCCGGGCGAGGCCCGCGTCGTCCAGCTCTTCGGCCGCTACCGGGGCACGATCCGGACCGACGGGCTGCGCTGGGTGAACCCGCTCACCTCGCGCGCCAAGATCTCGACCCGGGTACGGAACCACGAGACCGCCGTCCTCAAGGTCAACGACGCCTACGGCAACCCGATCGAACTGGCCGCCGTCGTCGTCTGGCGGGTCGAGGACACCGCGCAGGCGCTGTTCGAGGTGGACGACTTCCTGGAGTTCGTCTCCACCCAGACCGAGGCCGCCGTCCGGCACATCGCCATCGAGTACCCGTACGACGCCCACGACGAGGACGGGCTCTCCCTGCGCGGCAACGCCGAGGAGATCACCGAGAAGCTCGCCGTCGAACTGCACGCCCGGGTCGAGGCGGCCGGTGTGCACATCATCGAGTCACGCTTCACCCACCTCGCGTACGCTCCGGAGATCGCCTCGGCGATGCTCCAGCGCCAGCAGGCGGGCGCGGTCGTGGCGGCCCGCCGGCTGATCGTGGACGGCGCCGTCGGCATGGTCGAGGCGGCACTGACCCGGCTCACCGAGCAGGACATCGTCGAACTGGACTCCGAGCGGAAGGCGGCGATGGTCAGCAACCTGCTGGTCGTACTCTGCGGCGACCGGGCGGCCCAGCCGGTCGTGAACACGGGCACCCTCTACCAGTGA
- a CDS encoding transglycosylase SLT domain-containing protein, whose amino-acid sequence MSRISVRGFAVASATAVTTVGAVVGVASGTPQTSDDNFEAIAADTTLLADIPAGQHAQVQTASLTQQADVQASAADAAAKKSAEESARIQAAKDAKAKKEAAEDKAEKERDAKLAEERASRSETRESASFAVQSSYSVADVQAMARQMVPADQFQCFSNIVNHESTWNYQAENPSSGAYGLMQALPASKMSSAGSDWRTNPATQIKWGLSYMDNRYQSPCGAWEFWQANNWY is encoded by the coding sequence GTGAGCCGGATCTCGGTCCGGGGATTCGCCGTGGCATCAGCTACAGCGGTCACCACCGTCGGCGCAGTCGTGGGTGTGGCTTCGGGCACCCCCCAGACCTCGGACGACAATTTCGAGGCGATCGCAGCTGACACGACACTCCTCGCAGACATCCCCGCGGGTCAGCACGCCCAGGTCCAGACCGCGTCTCTGACGCAGCAGGCCGACGTGCAGGCCAGCGCCGCCGACGCCGCGGCGAAGAAGTCCGCCGAGGAATCGGCTCGTATTCAGGCCGCCAAGGACGCCAAGGCGAAGAAGGAAGCCGCCGAGGACAAGGCGGAGAAGGAGCGCGACGCGAAGCTGGCCGAGGAGCGCGCCAGCCGCTCGGAGACGCGCGAGTCGGCCTCGTTCGCGGTGCAGAGCTCGTACTCCGTCGCCGACGTACAGGCGATGGCCCGGCAGATGGTCCCCGCCGACCAGTTCCAGTGCTTCAGCAATATCGTGAACCACGAGTCCACCTGGAACTACCAGGCCGAGAACCCCTCCTCGGGGGCGTACGGACTCATGCAGGCGCTGCCCGCCTCCAAGATGTCGTCCGCGGGCTCCGACTGGCGCACCAACCCGGCCACCCAGATCAAGTGGGGCCTGAGCTACATGGACAACCGCTACCAGAGCCCGTGCGGTGCCTGGGAGTTCTGGCAGGCCAACAACTGGTACTAG
- a CDS encoding AI-2E family transporter: MSKLPGWLGRVGAELTQLGERLGERRAEATADDAPVGGAVRDSVPAPPDYAPTVAAKPEPTAAIPWGMRVAAEAAWRLLVLAAMIWVLMKIISAVELVVLAFVGALLVTALLQPTVARLRSWGLPRGLATALTAVAGFVVMGLIGWFVVWQVVENIDVLSARVTDGIDELKRWLLNGPFHVTEQQINDLAKSLSDAVGTNTEEITSAGIQGVTVVVELLTGVLLAVFSTLFLLYDGRRIWEWSLKLAPAAARPGLAGAGPRAWRTLTAYVRGTLIVALIDAVFIGLGIYFLDVPLAVPLAVFIFLGAFIPLVGAVISGALAVVVALVTEGVFTALMVLVVVLAVQQIEGHILQPFILGRAVRVHPLAVVLAVATGGLVAGIGGAVVAVPLVAVTNTVVGYLRAYSQDLTRRDGPVPHGTTAPVPAPAPAAPIPAPSPPAAPPAPPVPPAPEAPDVSDAGQDTSGSGIPPAEPRSGKE, from the coding sequence ATGTCGAAACTGCCGGGGTGGCTGGGCCGGGTCGGAGCCGAACTGACACAGCTCGGCGAGAGGTTGGGGGAGCGCCGGGCCGAGGCCACGGCGGACGACGCGCCGGTGGGCGGTGCCGTACGGGACAGCGTGCCGGCCCCGCCGGACTACGCGCCCACCGTCGCGGCCAAACCGGAGCCGACCGCCGCCATTCCCTGGGGCATGCGGGTCGCCGCCGAGGCCGCCTGGCGGCTGCTCGTACTGGCCGCCATGATCTGGGTGCTGATGAAGATCATCAGCGCCGTCGAACTCGTGGTGCTGGCCTTCGTCGGCGCGCTCCTCGTCACCGCGCTCCTCCAGCCCACCGTCGCCCGGCTGCGGTCGTGGGGACTGCCGCGCGGACTGGCCACCGCACTGACGGCCGTCGCCGGCTTCGTCGTCATGGGCCTCATCGGCTGGTTCGTGGTCTGGCAGGTCGTGGAGAACATCGACGTCCTCTCCGCCCGCGTCACCGACGGCATCGACGAACTCAAACGCTGGCTGCTCAACGGCCCGTTCCATGTCACCGAGCAGCAGATCAACGATCTCGCGAAGAGCCTCAGCGACGCGGTCGGCACCAACACCGAGGAGATCACCTCCGCCGGTATCCAAGGTGTCACCGTGGTGGTCGAGTTGCTGACCGGCGTCCTGCTCGCGGTCTTCTCCACCCTCTTCCTGCTCTACGACGGCCGGCGGATCTGGGAGTGGTCGCTCAAGCTGGCGCCCGCCGCCGCCCGTCCGGGACTCGCCGGGGCGGGGCCGCGCGCCTGGCGCACCCTGACGGCGTACGTACGCGGCACGTTGATCGTGGCGCTGATCGACGCGGTCTTCATCGGCCTCGGGATCTACTTCCTCGATGTGCCGCTGGCGGTGCCGCTCGCCGTCTTCATCTTCCTCGGCGCGTTCATCCCGCTGGTCGGCGCGGTGATCTCGGGCGCGCTCGCCGTGGTCGTCGCGCTGGTCACCGAGGGCGTGTTCACGGCGCTGATGGTGCTGGTCGTCGTCCTGGCCGTGCAGCAGATCGAGGGCCACATCCTCCAGCCGTTCATCCTCGGCCGCGCGGTGCGGGTGCATCCGCTGGCCGTGGTGCTGGCGGTGGCGACCGGCGGCCTGGTCGCCGGGATCGGCGGGGCGGTGGTGGCGGTGCCGCTGGTCGCCGTCACCAACACCGTGGTCGGTTATCTGCGCGCGTACAGCCAGGACCTGACGCGGCGGGACGGGCCGGTGCCGCACGGTACGACGGCGCCCGTCCCCGCGCCCGCGCCTGCCGCGCCGATCCCGGCGCCGAGCCCGCCCGCCGCACCCCCGGCGCCGCCGGTCCCGCCCGCTCCGGAGGCGCCCGACGTGTCCGACGCCGGCCAGGACACCTCCGGCTCCGGCATACCGCCCGCCGAACCCCGAAGCGGCAAGGAATGA
- a CDS encoding PhoH family protein, which translates to MVTSTKRRMPDRRTYVLDTSVLLADPNAMLRFDEHEVVLPIVVITELEAKRHHPELGYFARQALRLLDDFRVRYGRLDAPIPLGDLGGSLRVELNHSDPGVLPAGFRLGDNDSRILAVARNLQAEGYDVTVVSKDLPLRIKASSVGLLAEEYRAELAITDSGWTGMSEMALSAEQVDLLFSEETLYVPELSDLPVHTGLVLQSDRGKALGRITPEGNVRLVRGDREAFGIHGRSAEQRIALDLLLDPEIGIISMGGRAGTGKSALALCAGLEAVLERRQHKKVMVFRPLYAVGGQELGYLPGTEAEKMSPWAQAVFDTLSAVAGREVIEEVLGRGMLEVLPLTHIRGRSLHDAFVIVDEAQSLERNVLLTVLSRIGANSRVVLTHDVAQRDNLRVGRYDGVVAVVEKLKGHPLFAHVTLNRSERSPIAALVTEMLEEG; encoded by the coding sequence GTGGTGACAAGCACAAAGCGCCGCATGCCCGACAGGCGCACCTATGTTCTCGACACCAGCGTCCTGCTGGCCGATCCCAACGCCATGCTTCGCTTCGACGAGCACGAAGTCGTGCTGCCGATCGTGGTGATCACGGAGCTGGAGGCCAAGAGGCACCATCCGGAGCTCGGATACTTCGCCCGGCAGGCCCTGCGCCTGCTCGACGACTTCCGCGTCCGGTACGGCCGCCTCGACGCCCCCATTCCGCTGGGCGACCTGGGCGGATCGCTGCGCGTCGAGCTCAACCACTCCGATCCCGGTGTCCTTCCCGCCGGCTTCCGACTGGGGGACAACGACTCGCGGATCCTCGCGGTGGCGCGCAATCTCCAGGCCGAGGGGTACGACGTCACCGTCGTCTCCAAGGACCTGCCGCTGCGCATCAAGGCGTCGTCGGTCGGTCTCCTCGCCGAGGAGTACCGCGCCGAGCTCGCCATCACCGATTCCGGCTGGACCGGAATGAGCGAGATGGCGCTCTCGGCCGAACAGGTCGATCTCCTCTTCTCCGAGGAGACGCTGTACGTGCCGGAGCTGAGCGACCTGCCGGTGCACACCGGGCTCGTCCTCCAGTCCGACCGGGGCAAGGCCCTCGGCCGGATCACGCCCGAGGGCAATGTCCGGCTGGTGCGGGGCGACCGGGAGGCCTTCGGCATCCACGGCCGCAGCGCCGAGCAGCGCATCGCGCTCGACCTGCTCCTCGACCCGGAGATCGGCATCATCTCGATGGGCGGCCGGGCGGGCACCGGCAAGTCGGCACTGGCGCTGTGTGCGGGACTGGAGGCGGTGCTGGAGCGACGCCAGCACAAGAAGGTGATGGTCTTCCGGCCGCTGTACGCGGTCGGCGGGCAGGAGCTGGGCTATCTGCCGGGCACCGAGGCCGAGAAGATGAGCCCGTGGGCGCAGGCGGTCTTCGACACCCTGTCGGCCGTCGCCGGCCGTGAGGTCATCGAGGAGGTGCTGGGGCGCGGCATGCTCGAAGTGCTGCCGCTGACGCACATCCGGGGACGGTCGCTGCACGACGCGTTCGTCATCGTGGACGAGGCCCAGTCACTGGAGCGGAACGTCCTGCTGACCGTGCTGTCCAGGATCGGGGCCAACTCCCGTGTGGTGCTGACCCACGACGTGGCGCAGCGCGACAACCTGCGGGTGGGCCGGTACGACGGAGTGGTCGCCGTGGTCGAGAAACTCAAGGGGCATCCGCTGTTCGCGCATGTCACCCTCAACCGCTCCGAGCGCTCGCCGATCGCCGCGCTCGTGACCGAAATGCTGGAGGAAGGTTAG
- the mgrA gene encoding L-glyceraldehyde 3-phosphate reductase, translating into MTQFPSYPAAGDRYDSMEYRRSGRSGLKLPALSLGLWHNFGDDRSLDTQRAILRRAFDLGVTHFDLANNYGPPPGSAELNFGKLFAQDFAPYRDELIVSTKAGYEMHPGPYGEWGSRKYLLSSLDASLTRMGLDHVDIFYSHRFDPDTPLEETMGALASAVRQGKALYVGVSSYNAEQTAEAARLLREMGVPALIHQPSYSMINRWIEDDGLLDALESAGMGCISFVPLAQGLLTNKYLHGIPEGSRATQGKSLDPDLLSDEVVRRLNGLNEIAGRRGQSLAQLAISWVLRDKRMTSALIGASSVKQLDENVAALSGAPLSAEELTEIDTFAVDTEGTNIWAGRG; encoded by the coding sequence GTGACTCAATTCCCCTCGTACCCCGCCGCCGGCGACCGGTACGACTCCATGGAGTACCGGCGCAGCGGACGCAGCGGTCTCAAGCTGCCCGCGCTCTCCCTCGGCCTCTGGCACAACTTCGGCGACGACCGGAGTCTCGACACGCAGCGCGCGATCCTGCGCCGCGCCTTCGACCTCGGTGTCACCCACTTCGACCTGGCGAACAACTACGGCCCGCCGCCCGGGTCCGCCGAGCTGAACTTCGGCAAGCTCTTCGCGCAGGACTTCGCGCCCTACCGGGACGAGTTGATCGTCTCGACCAAGGCGGGGTACGAGATGCACCCGGGTCCGTACGGCGAGTGGGGTTCCCGCAAGTACCTGCTGTCGTCGCTGGACGCCTCGCTGACGCGCATGGGCCTCGACCATGTCGACATCTTCTACTCGCACCGCTTCGACCCGGACACGCCTCTTGAGGAGACGATGGGCGCGCTGGCGTCGGCGGTGCGGCAGGGCAAGGCGCTGTACGTGGGTGTGTCGTCGTACAACGCGGAGCAGACCGCCGAGGCGGCCCGGCTGTTGAGGGAGATGGGCGTTCCGGCGCTCATCCACCAGCCGTCGTACTCGATGATCAACCGCTGGATCGAGGACGACGGGCTGCTCGACGCGCTGGAGTCGGCCGGGATGGGCTGTATCTCCTTCGTACCGCTGGCGCAGGGGCTGCTGACGAACAAGTACCTCCACGGCATTCCGGAGGGGTCCCGGGCCACCCAGGGCAAGTCCCTGGACCCGGATCTGCTGTCGGACGAGGTGGTGCGGCGGCTGAACGGGCTGAACGAGATCGCGGGGCGGCGCGGGCAGTCGCTGGCGCAGCTGGCGATCAGCTGGGTGCTGCGCGACAAGCGGATGACGTCGGCGCTGATCGGCGCGTCAAGCGTGAAGCAGCTGGACGAGAATGTCGCGGCGCTGTCCGGGGCGCCGCTGTCGGCCGAGGAGCTGACGGAGATCGACACGTTCGCGGTGGACACCGAGGGCACCAACATCTGGGCCGGACGGGGCTGA
- a CDS encoding carboxymuconolactone decarboxylase family protein codes for MSLDALKAALPEYARDLRRNLDAVTEQDGLSEQRLWGTLLACAIAARSARVLREVAPEAGARLSADAFTAAKSAAALMAVSNVFHRTRHLLSDPAYGELRTGLRMTARAHPDVPKADVEFWSFAVSAVNACGLCLDAHERVLSGLGVERATVQEAIKIAAVIEAVGTTLDAEAVMNGSGGA; via the coding sequence ATGTCACTCGACGCACTGAAGGCCGCACTGCCCGAGTACGCGCGGGACCTGCGCCGCAATCTCGACGCGGTGACCGAACAGGACGGGCTCTCCGAACAGCGGCTCTGGGGCACGCTCCTGGCCTGCGCGATCGCCGCCCGCTCCGCACGCGTGCTGCGCGAGGTCGCGCCCGAGGCCGGGGCCCGCCTCTCCGCCGACGCGTTCACGGCGGCGAAGTCGGCCGCCGCCCTGATGGCGGTGAGCAACGTGTTCCACCGGACCCGGCATCTGCTCTCGGACCCCGCGTACGGCGAACTCCGCACGGGTCTGCGGATGACGGCCCGCGCCCATCCCGACGTCCCGAAGGCCGACGTCGAGTTCTGGTCGTTCGCGGTGTCTGCGGTCAACGCCTGCGGTCTCTGCCTCGACGCGCACGAACGGGTGCTCAGCGGACTGGGGGTGGAGCGCGCGACCGTCCAGGAAGCCATCAAGATCGCGGCCGTGATCGAGGCCGTGGGGACGACGCTCGACGCCGAGGCCGTGATGAACGGTTCCGGCGGCGCCTGA
- a CDS encoding isoprenyl transferase, with protein sequence MNLRDLVYRLYARRVERRLDHTQVLPKHIGVVLDGNRRWAKASGGTTEQGHKAGASKIQELLGWCDETDVEVVTLWLLSTDNFERPDEELIPLLGIIENAVRDLAADGRWRVHHVGTMDLLPDRTQTVLKEAEQATDGNTGILVNVAVGYGGRQEIADAVRSMLLDHASKGTSFEELAEIVDTDLIASHLYTRGQPDPDLVIRTSGETRLSGFMLWQSAHSEYYFCEVFWPAFRKVDFLRALRDYAARHRRYGA encoded by the coding sequence GTGAACTTGCGCGACCTGGTGTACAGGCTTTACGCACGCCGGGTGGAAAGGCGCCTCGACCACACCCAGGTGCTGCCCAAGCACATCGGTGTCGTCCTCGACGGGAACCGCCGCTGGGCCAAGGCATCCGGCGGTACGACGGAACAGGGCCACAAGGCGGGCGCCAGCAAGATCCAGGAGCTTCTCGGCTGGTGCGACGAGACGGACGTCGAGGTGGTCACCCTGTGGCTGCTGTCCACGGACAACTTCGAGCGCCCCGACGAGGAACTGATCCCGCTCCTCGGCATCATCGAGAACGCCGTGCGCGACCTCGCCGCCGACGGCCGCTGGCGCGTCCACCACGTCGGCACGATGGACCTGCTCCCCGACCGTACGCAGACCGTCCTGAAGGAGGCCGAGCAGGCCACGGACGGCAACACCGGGATACTGGTCAACGTCGCCGTCGGCTACGGCGGCCGGCAGGAGATCGCCGACGCCGTCCGCTCCATGCTCCTGGACCACGCGAGCAAGGGCACCTCCTTCGAGGAGCTGGCCGAGATCGTCGACACCGACCTCATCGCCTCCCACCTCTACACCCGCGGCCAGCCCGACCCCGACCTGGTGATCAGGACGAGCGGCGAGACGCGGCTCTCGGGCTTCATGCTCTGGCAGAGCGCCCATTCGGAGTACTACTTCTGCGAAGTCTTCTGGCCGGCTTTCCGCAAGGTCGACTTCCTGCGGGCGCTGCGCGACTACGCGGCGCGCCACCGGCGCTACGGCGCCTGA